In Bacteroidota bacterium, a single window of DNA contains:
- a CDS encoding gliding motility-associated C-terminal domain-containing protein, translated as MHAILFTYRKLCFLLLLLFVQTGLNLSVQAQSKPRNLVQNGSFEEFPDSHPYKTKPKEWFDVDTNLDYSKTRNNKFGMWYQFQIDSCYHWSSCMSYRASESVNGNCCIEHNPKNPFMDVSYNNPGFFFNYYTLKNDFSIKANWKSSPPVNDGWYTFPHHYTLDLYTYRHYRYIDFDYPLKYSLPKDTLNGKYMAFIVLEPFADRASINAYKTIRDYPWNYYGYIANELRQNLTVGKKYKIGFFVGVNNWIDTFNLPKVPLRFGDYSTLSTSNLFERLGNMESIITYGPVEQAGNYTTYLTDGLGIFLSTPDIACVHKGTGEARIKGSAWGKYSPQFRIPRPHMSKGEWVEYSWEFVADKPYTKLTIGNFWDTSQQTMVRWLFDFMDDDLVRNYLYKIDPTAIRPPRIDYLYKFMHVFIDSVYLYEIGGYLPEDTIACYGSQLEFEENLGREVTWIREDGSSEQSRTFQMTVTKPKEMIVGIIDGEYDTMYVYGKFAPQYELQHTDSLCAPAGRPFNKLLAIANEPKVHYSWNQNGHVQDSSVFVSADTGVVTLTLTDSIGCEYVHQLPLEEYCPCVILPSDTMICKGASLSISDYYGRAIDWAIDGVNQGNSISLTVKPNKWQTTITGSCDSFSQTMEIFMKEPPQVILTHTDSMCIWTGKLYNKLNLRSEESISGVWDFNGASYTGLYFESMDTGIVYYKAIDSLGCETHGATYLGEYCPEFSDICAFPSAFSPNGDGLNDVLTINCVNIKSFRATILDRWGEVISMSSDANYVWDGTYKGQEATAGVYVFLIEYEVYLEPGKKYYYKGTLTLVR; from the coding sequence ATGCACGCTATTTTGTTTACATACCGCAAATTGTGTTTTCTCTTATTGTTGTTGTTTGTACAGACAGGTTTGAACCTGTCTGTACAAGCACAATCCAAGCCGAGAAACTTGGTTCAGAACGGGAGTTTTGAGGAGTTTCCGGACAGCCATCCCTACAAGACAAAACCCAAGGAATGGTTTGATGTTGATACAAATTTGGATTACAGTAAAACCCGAAATAATAAGTTTGGGATGTGGTATCAGTTTCAGATAGATTCCTGTTATCATTGGAGTTCGTGTATGTCTTATAGAGCTAGTGAATCCGTAAATGGAAATTGCTGTATTGAGCATAACCCCAAAAATCCATTCATGGATGTGAGCTATAATAATCCCGGCTTTTTTTTTAACTATTATACACTTAAAAATGATTTTTCGATTAAAGCAAATTGGAAGAGTAGTCCCCCTGTAAATGATGGTTGGTATACTTTTCCACATCATTATACGTTAGACTTATACACTTATCGTCATTATCGCTATATTGATTTTGATTACCCCCTCAAATATTCTTTGCCTAAGGATACATTAAATGGAAAATATATGGCATTTATTGTGTTAGAGCCATTTGCCGACCGCGCCTCGATAAATGCATATAAAACCATTAGAGACTACCCTTGGAATTATTATGGCTATATTGCCAATGAATTAAGACAGAACTTAACGGTTGGTAAAAAATATAAAATTGGTTTTTTTGTTGGTGTCAATAATTGGATAGATACCTTCAACCTGCCCAAGGTGCCGCTCAGGTTTGGAGATTATTCGACTTTGTCCACAAGTAATCTTTTTGAACGCTTAGGGAATATGGAATCTATCATAACCTACGGACCTGTTGAGCAAGCAGGCAATTATACTACCTATCTGACAGACGGTTTGGGAATTTTTCTTTCTACACCCGACATTGCTTGTGTTCATAAAGGAACGGGAGAGGCACGGATAAAGGGTAGTGCATGGGGCAAGTATTCACCTCAATTCAGGATTCCCCGCCCTCACATGAGCAAGGGGGAGTGGGTAGAGTATTCATGGGAGTTTGTAGCAGACAAACCATATACCAAACTCACCATTGGTAATTTTTGGGATACTTCGCAACAAACTATGGTTAGGTGGCTATTTGATTTTATGGACGATGATTTGGTTAGAAATTATTTATACAAAATAGACCCCACCGCTATTAGACCTCCACGCATTGATTATTTATATAAATTCATGCACGTCTTTATAGACAGTGTTTATTTGTATGAGATAGGGGGTTATCTTCCTGAGGATACCATTGCTTGTTATGGCAGTCAGCTTGAGTTTGAGGAAAATTTGGGCAGAGAAGTCACCTGGATACGGGAAGATGGCAGCAGTGAACAAAGTCGCACATTTCAGATGACGGTTACCAAACCAAAAGAGATGATAGTGGGCATCATTGATGGAGAATATGACACGATGTATGTATATGGCAAGTTTGCTCCGCAATATGAATTGCAGCACACCGACAGTCTTTGTGCACCGGCAGGGCGCCCCTTTAACAAGTTGCTGGCAATCGCAAACGAACCCAAAGTCCATTACTCATGGAACCAAAATGGACATGTGCAGGACAGCAGTGTTTTTGTGAGTGCCGATACGGGAGTTGTAACCCTAACCCTTACAGACAGCATAGGCTGTGAATATGTTCATCAACTACCATTAGAAGAATATTGCCCTTGTGTGATTCTTCCCTCCGACACGATGATATGCAAAGGTGCATCACTAAGCATCAGCGACTATTATGGCAGAGCGATAGACTGGGCAATAGATGGAGTGAACCAAGGAAACTCAATTTCATTGACAGTAAAACCGAACAAATGGCAAACAACCATCACGGGCAGTTGCGACAGTTTTTCACAAACGATGGAAATCTTTATGAAAGAGCCACCGCAAGTCATTCTGACCCATACAGACAGTATGTGTATTTGGACAGGGAAGCTATACAACAAACTCAACCTTCGCTCGGAAGAATCCATCAGTGGAGTTTGGGATTTCAACGGAGCAAGCTACACGGGCTTGTATTTTGAGAGCATGGATACAGGCATTGTGTATTACAAAGCCATAGACAGCTTAGGCTGCGAGACACATGGAGCAACATATTTGGGCGAATACTGCCCTGAGTTTTCTGATATATGCGCGTTTCCGAGTGCATTCAGTCCCAACGGAGATGGTTTGAATGATGTATTGACAATTAACTGTGTAAACATCAAGAGCTTTAGGGCAACGATTTTAGACCGCTGGGGAGAGGTCATAAGCATGAGCAGTGATGCGAATTATGTCTGGGACGGTACTTATAAGGGTCAAGAAGCAACTGCAGGTGTTTATGTGTTTCTGATAGAATACGAAGTGTATTTAGAACCAGGAAAGAAGTATTATTACAAAGGGACATTGACATTGGTGAGGTAG
- a CDS encoding T9SS type A sorting domain-containing protein, whose product MQCEIYDLSGRLISSYTTFEPSMQLNTRTLSAGIYILKVIKGNRMAASRIIIE is encoded by the coding sequence ATGCAGTGTGAGATATATGATTTGAGTGGCAGGTTAATCAGCAGCTATACTACTTTTGAACCGAGCATGCAGCTAAATACCCGAACCCTGAGTGCCGGAATCTATATTCTGAAGGTAATAAAGGGCAATAGAATGGCTGCAAGTAGAATAATCATAGAATAG